The Fibrobacter sp. UBA4297 genome includes a window with the following:
- a CDS encoding endo-1,4-beta-xylanase, with protein sequence MSVFSKIFKALTFVLASSTFSFAALADSASKFLGNTTVFGEIPEDFGTYWNQITAENGCVWGYVEKTRGEYDWTGCDLAYNWAKKNKAIFSFHTLLWGSQKPQWLGKTLDASETKKAWTDWIDAVKERYPDLEMIEVVNEAVKINNNNYHSGYTNSNLVEALGGDSGNYEFVVTAFKMARERWPKAILIYNDYNTIQWNKELAIDLVKKIKAQGAPIDAFGMQFHETTTQGSGKRKCLHFSVLKRALNDAHEQTGLPIYITQYDVGDKDDNLQKKCYIEHIPLLMETEYVKGITLWGYIYGKTWLEEGNSGLIKNGVDRPAMTWLKEYFKDSRVRRYMLGLANGAEKRLGNVIVDGQSIPEDYEDYWNEITTDNACTWIAVEKERGNYDFSKCDAVHQWTVLNRWDTRMPFKFRNLLKGTHLPHWLNGLDVNETKEAITAWFDAVAKHYPEIHQIEVVDGAVRNSTGHYHSGFDAYNNVIEALGGDDGDYKFVATAFNMARKRWPYATLIYNDYDEMRWENDPTVNLILKLQEQNAAIDAFGLQAANWMIQGSGSETKCIAGSTIRDGIQKIYDKIKIPLLITEYSIGTDDDNLQKACFAEHIPVFMESEYVAGVTLWGYIYGETPRMNPTNTGLIKDGKNRPAMDWLEEYFKGHWADSKNMYSSGIPTHPLDSLDTIALENPNAIDQKIDNKIRLEQNTLQNYDVFDVQGVRLGKLSAYGFSDASTRLKSANVVKTSGIYFLRNRTTGKMQSVRVAR encoded by the coding sequence ATGAGTGTGTTTTCAAAAATATTTAAGGCTTTGACATTTGTCCTTGCGTCATCAACTTTTTCGTTTGCGGCCTTGGCCGACAGCGCGTCCAAGTTTTTGGGCAACACGACCGTTTTTGGCGAAATCCCCGAAGATTTTGGCACCTACTGGAACCAGATTACTGCCGAGAACGGGTGCGTTTGGGGCTATGTCGAAAAAACACGTGGTGAATACGATTGGACCGGTTGCGACCTCGCCTATAATTGGGCAAAAAAGAACAAGGCTATTTTCTCGTTTCACACCCTGTTGTGGGGTTCCCAAAAGCCGCAGTGGTTGGGAAAGACTCTCGACGCTAGCGAAACAAAAAAAGCTTGGACTGATTGGATTGATGCGGTTAAAGAACGTTATCCCGACCTCGAAATGATTGAAGTGGTAAACGAAGCCGTCAAAATCAACAACAACAACTATCACTCTGGATATACCAACAGCAATCTGGTTGAAGCCCTTGGCGGCGATAGCGGAAACTACGAATTCGTGGTCACGGCTTTTAAAATGGCACGTGAACGCTGGCCCAAAGCCATCCTAATTTACAATGACTACAATACAATCCAATGGAATAAGGAGCTAGCCATAGACCTTGTTAAGAAAATCAAGGCCCAGGGTGCGCCGATTGATGCCTTTGGAATGCAGTTTCACGAAACAACCACACAAGGGAGCGGCAAACGCAAGTGCTTGCATTTCTCCGTCCTCAAACGCGCACTTAACGATGCACACGAACAAACAGGCCTTCCCATATACATTACACAATACGATGTCGGAGACAAGGACGATAATCTTCAGAAAAAGTGCTACATAGAGCATATTCCGCTCTTGATGGAAACAGAATACGTGAAGGGCATTACCCTTTGGGGCTACATTTACGGCAAAACTTGGTTGGAGGAGGGTAATTCCGGCCTTATTAAAAACGGCGTTGACCGCCCGGCAATGACTTGGCTCAAGGAATATTTCAAGGATTCGAGAGTTCGTCGCTATATGCTAGGCCTTGCCAACGGTGCAGAAAAACGTCTAGGTAATGTCATTGTCGATGGTCAATCCATTCCCGAAGATTATGAGGACTATTGGAATGAAATTACTACGGATAACGCGTGCACATGGATTGCCGTCGAAAAGGAACGCGGCAATTACGATTTTTCAAAATGCGACGCTGTTCATCAGTGGACTGTTTTAAATCGATGGGATACTCGCATGCCCTTCAAGTTCCGCAATCTGCTGAAAGGGACGCATTTGCCACATTGGCTGAATGGGCTCGACGTGAACGAAACCAAGGAAGCCATTACGGCTTGGTTTGACGCCGTTGCCAAGCATTATCCCGAAATTCATCAGATTGAAGTTGTCGATGGAGCGGTCCGTAATAGCACAGGTCACTATCATTCCGGATTTGATGCCTACAACAACGTAATTGAGGCTCTCGGCGGCGACGATGGCGACTACAAGTTTGTGGCCACGGCCTTCAATATGGCTCGTAAACGCTGGCCTTATGCGACCCTGATTTACAACGATTATGACGAAATGCGTTGGGAAAACGATCCGACGGTTAATCTCATTCTGAAACTTCAAGAACAAAATGCGGCTATCGATGCATTTGGATTGCAGGCAGCAAACTGGATGATCCAAGGTTCAGGCTCTGAGACAAAGTGCATTGCCGGGAGTACAATACGGGACGGCATTCAAAAAATTTACGACAAGATAAAGATTCCCTTGCTCATTACAGAATACAGCATCGGTACGGATGATGACAACCTTCAGAAGGCTTGCTTTGCAGAACATATTCCCGTTTTCATGGAATCGGAATATGTTGCGGGAGTCACTCTCTGGGGCTACATTTACGGGGAAACGCCGCGGATGAACCCCACAAATACAGGCCTCATCAAAGATGGAAAAAATCGCCCTGCTATGGACTGGCTTGAAGAATATTTCAAAGGGCACTGGGCAGACAGCAAGAACATGTATTCTAGCGGCATTCCGACACACCCGCTAGACTCGTTGGATACAATCGCTCTGGAAAATCCAAATGCAATTGACCAAAAAATCGATAACAAGATTCGCCTAGAGCAGAACACGCTCCAGAATTACGATGTATTTGATGTGCAAGGCGTACGCTTGGGCAAGCTCTCGGCCTACGGCTTTAGCGACGCATCAACAAGGCTCAAGTCTGCCAACGTCGTAAAAACCTCGGGAATCTACTTCTTGCGCAACCGCACCACCGGCAAGATGCAGAGCGTGAGGGTTGCAAGGTAA
- a CDS encoding type II toxin-antitoxin system YafQ family toxin, with protein MNNSYKYIVRATNRFKKAAKRMTKRGKDTQKLKDVVEILAKGLSLADSYKDHPLIGNWSGHRELHIEPDWLLIYKIEENILILELVDTGTHSDLYKK; from the coding sequence ATGAATAATTCGTATAAGTACATTGTTCGGGCGACCAATCGTTTTAAAAAGGCTGCCAAGCGAATGACTAAGCGTGGAAAAGACACCCAAAAATTAAAGGATGTTGTTGAAATATTGGCAAAGGGCCTTTCTCTTGCGGATTCATATAAAGACCATCCCCTTATCGGGAATTGGAGCGGACACAGAGAGCTTCATATAGAACCAGACTGGTTGCTTATCTACAAAATCGAAGAAAACATCCTGATTTTAGAGTTGGTAGATACCGGAACGCATTCCGACCTCTACAAGAAATAG
- a CDS encoding type II toxin-antitoxin system RelB/DinJ family antitoxin, whose protein sequence is MSTVVTNIRIDKELKAQATELFNDLGLTLSQAFTVFLKQAILHHGLPFAVTRPPSKELLEAIKEGEELAHDPNAKTYATPQELWDELGI, encoded by the coding sequence ATGAGCACCGTGGTCACAAATATTCGAATTGATAAAGAGCTTAAGGCTCAGGCAACAGAACTCTTCAACGACTTGGGACTGACTCTTTCTCAGGCGTTTACGGTTTTTCTGAAGCAGGCTATTTTGCATCACGGTTTGCCGTTTGCCGTTACCAGACCTCCGTCCAAAGAACTCCTCGAAGCAATAAAGGAAGGCGAAGAACTCGCTCACGATCCTAACGCTAAGACGTATGCAACACCGCAGGAGCTATGGGACGAGTTGGGTATATGA
- a CDS encoding DNA gyrase/topoisomerase IV subunit A, whose amino-acid sequence MNQETPDTTLGLSNVNHLERLYDGWFLDYASYVILDRAVPYYEDGLKPVQRRILHSMFENHDGRYQKVATIVGRTMAYHPHGDASIGDALVGLGQKNLLIDTQGNWGNPYTGDRAAAPRYIEGRLTPFAVDVVFNPETTEWIPSYDGRSQEPVTLPVKFPLLLAQGVDGIAVGLSTSILPHNFRELCEASIACLRGKKFTLYPDFFTGGIIDVTDYNDGQRGGKVKVRAKIEKVDNKTLAIREIPYGTTTVSLIESIVKANDKGKIKIKHVDDNTSQGVEILVHLQPGTDPQVAIDALYAFTDCEKSLSPCTCVIIDKHPKFVGVSDILKLNTEHTVKLLEWELANELKHLEDKWHMTTLEKIFIEKEVYEVIKKAKDREQIIRLVREGLTPYLKRLHRQTVTDDEIGKLIEIPIRRISHYDREKADQLLQELEENIAKCKYNQEHIIDYAVNHFKNILKKYGEGKERRTQIAEFGKVNAVHVALANQKLYVNRKEGFVGTGMKKEEYLFDVSEYDDLIVFKADGSFKVVKVSDKDFVGKDIILVEKFNKDDERHIYNVIHQDGKDGYAYIKRFNVGGVTRDKDYYMGKNKPGSKILYMSSNMNGEAEVVEVILKPRPRIKLNFEVDFSEVEVKGRGAIGNIVSKYPIKTVKRLRKGVSTLGARVLYFDAPSGIVSTQKKGDCLGEFGENDKLLIIKQDGSARVHNMADPILVGSNIKYLHKYDPAQVFTVLYFEGSNFNYMVKRFNLEGCPMTTEFSVVSDHKDTKLIELFATDDARELMEYQVGREVQKEELDLTEVAEVKGYKALGSKFTAKKIKRVSRISPADPFSDGSGESEGSSEDPSLF is encoded by the coding sequence ATGAATCAAGAAACACCCGATACTACTCTAGGTTTATCTAACGTCAACCACCTAGAACGACTTTATGACGGCTGGTTCCTCGATTACGCCAGCTATGTGATTTTGGACCGTGCGGTCCCGTATTATGAAGATGGCCTGAAGCCTGTCCAGCGCCGTATTTTGCATTCCATGTTCGAAAACCACGACGGACGCTACCAAAAGGTGGCTACAATCGTCGGTCGAACGATGGCTTACCACCCGCATGGTGACGCCTCCATTGGCGATGCACTTGTGGGCCTCGGCCAGAAGAATTTGCTTATCGATACCCAGGGTAACTGGGGCAACCCCTACACGGGCGACCGCGCAGCAGCCCCCCGTTATATCGAAGGCCGCCTCACGCCGTTCGCTGTCGATGTCGTATTCAACCCCGAAACCACCGAATGGATTCCGAGCTACGACGGCCGCAGCCAGGAACCGGTGACCCTCCCGGTCAAGTTCCCGTTGCTTTTGGCACAGGGCGTCGATGGTATCGCCGTCGGTCTCTCGACTTCCATCCTCCCCCACAACTTCCGCGAACTCTGCGAGGCTAGCATCGCCTGTTTGCGCGGCAAGAAGTTTACGCTTTACCCGGACTTTTTCACGGGCGGCATCATTGACGTCACGGACTACAACGACGGTCAACGCGGGGGCAAGGTCAAGGTCCGCGCGAAGATTGAAAAGGTCGACAACAAGACGCTCGCCATCCGCGAAATTCCGTACGGCACCACGACCGTGAGCTTGATTGAAAGCATTGTCAAGGCAAACGACAAGGGCAAAATCAAGATCAAGCACGTGGATGACAACACGAGCCAGGGCGTCGAAATTCTCGTGCACTTGCAGCCGGGGACAGACCCGCAGGTGGCCATTGACGCGCTCTACGCCTTTACGGACTGCGAAAAATCGCTTTCTCCGTGCACATGCGTCATTATCGACAAGCACCCGAAATTTGTGGGCGTCTCGGACATCTTGAAGCTCAACACGGAACACACCGTGAAGCTTTTGGAATGGGAACTCGCTAACGAACTGAAGCACCTCGAAGACAAGTGGCACATGACCACGCTCGAAAAAATATTCATCGAGAAGGAAGTCTACGAGGTCATTAAGAAGGCAAAGGACCGTGAACAAATTATCCGCCTCGTTCGCGAAGGCCTCACGCCGTACCTCAAGCGTCTGCACCGCCAGACCGTTACGGACGACGAAATCGGCAAGCTCATTGAAATTCCGATCCGTCGCATAAGCCATTACGACCGCGAAAAGGCCGACCAGCTTTTGCAGGAACTCGAAGAAAACATTGCAAAGTGCAAGTACAACCAGGAACACATTATCGATTACGCCGTGAACCACTTCAAGAACATCTTGAAGAAGTACGGCGAAGGCAAGGAACGCCGCACGCAGATTGCCGAATTCGGTAAGGTGAACGCCGTACACGTGGCTCTTGCAAACCAGAAGCTTTATGTGAACCGCAAGGAAGGCTTCGTGGGCACGGGCATGAAGAAGGAAGAATACCTCTTCGACGTGTCGGAATACGACGACTTGATCGTGTTCAAGGCCGACGGAAGCTTCAAGGTCGTGAAGGTCAGCGACAAGGACTTTGTCGGTAAGGATATCATTCTCGTCGAAAAGTTCAACAAGGACGACGAACGCCATATCTATAACGTCATCCACCAGGATGGCAAGGACGGCTACGCTTACATCAAGCGCTTCAACGTCGGCGGCGTGACTCGCGACAAGGATTACTACATGGGCAAGAACAAGCCCGGTAGCAAGATTCTTTACATGTCGAGCAACATGAACGGCGAAGCCGAAGTGGTCGAAGTCATCTTGAAGCCGCGTCCGCGTATCAAGCTGAATTTTGAAGTCGATTTTAGCGAAGTCGAAGTCAAGGGACGTGGCGCCATTGGCAACATCGTTTCTAAGTACCCGATTAAGACGGTCAAGAGACTCCGCAAGGGCGTTTCGACGCTTGGTGCAAGAGTGCTTTACTTCGATGCTCCGAGCGGTATCGTCTCGACGCAGAAGAAGGGCGATTGCCTCGGTGAATTTGGCGAAAACGATAAGCTCTTGATCATCAAGCAAGACGGTAGCGCCCGCGTTCACAACATGGCAGACCCGATTCTCGTGGGTTCGAACATCAAGTATCTGCACAAGTACGACCCCGCGCAGGTCTTTACGGTGCTCTACTTCGAAGGCTCGAATTTCAACTACATGGTCAAGCGCTTCAATCTCGAAGGCTGCCCCATGACGACGGAATTCAGCGTTGTATCCGACCACAAGGACACAAAGCTCATCGAGCTCTTTGCTACAGATGACGCGCGCGAACTGATGGAATACCAGGTGGGTCGCGAAGTGCAGAAAGAAGAACTCGACTTGACGGAAGTAGCAGAAGTCAAGGGCTACAAGGCTCTCGGCAGCAAGTTCACCGCCAAGAAAATCAAGCGCGTGAGCCGCATTTCGCCGGCAGACCCGTTTAGCGACGGGAGCGGTGAAAGCGAAGGTTCTAGCGAAGATCCGAGCTTGTTCTAG
- the ftsE gene encoding cell division ATP-binding protein FtsE — MIHFTHVTKSYEANWKALNNVTFRINKGEFVFLTGHSGAGKSTVLKLIYMDERPDDERGGQVMVKFSDNVLYDSKNTPDYRIQALRRKMGIIFQDFKLLPDRNVFENVALALRIVGTPSNKINAAVFDALALVGISQKRFAMPYTLSGGEQQRVAIARAMVHNPYLLLADEPTGNLDPKNAEEVFCIFKEINARGTTILMATHNPDFYLNSPFRRLELSHGELLNRDIL; from the coding sequence ATGATTCATTTTACCCACGTCACGAAATCTTACGAAGCCAACTGGAAGGCGTTGAACAACGTCACGTTCCGTATAAACAAAGGCGAGTTTGTTTTCTTGACGGGGCATTCCGGCGCCGGAAAATCGACGGTGCTGAAACTTATCTACATGGATGAACGCCCAGACGATGAGCGCGGCGGCCAGGTGATGGTCAAGTTTTCGGACAACGTATTGTACGACAGCAAGAACACTCCGGACTATAGAATCCAAGCGCTCCGCCGCAAGATGGGAATCATTTTCCAGGACTTTAAGCTTTTACCGGACCGCAATGTTTTTGAGAATGTGGCGCTTGCGCTCCGCATTGTCGGCACTCCGAGCAACAAGATTAACGCGGCTGTCTTTGACGCGCTTGCGCTCGTGGGCATTAGCCAAAAGCGTTTTGCGATGCCTTATACGCTCTCGGGCGGTGAGCAACAGCGTGTGGCGATTGCTCGCGCGATGGTGCACAACCCGTATTTGCTTTTGGCGGACGAACCGACTGGTAACTTGGACCCGAAAAACGCCGAAGAAGTCTTCTGCATCTTCAAGGAAATCAACGCCCGCGGAACGACCATCCTCATGGCAACGCATAACCCGGACTTTTATCTGAACAGCCCGTTCCGCCGCCTCGAACTCAGCCACGGCGAACTCTTGAACCGCGATATTCTGTAA
- a CDS encoding peptidylprolyl isomerase, with the protein MISNRIASLVFALSVACFAEPVLMEGIAAVVDGKPIMRSDFMNNLYRFQETPEAANMTEQQQKEAVLNRMIEEKVLLSRIDRDSIVISENEVDQRVTAHLQSIAASQKIDMATLEKAVRAQLGLSMIQYREQLGKQIRNHMEISRVRQLHVGTIHPTKKEVDLFYKDYKDSLPRQFNCVLLSHIQLPIKPDSMIVDSVKRFAETLIDSLNLGIKFELLAQRHSQDSSAAKGGDLGYFKRGLLDPAFEQAISRLKTGHYASTPVKTDLGWHIARVLGRKEDGVRSAQILLRTIPTAKDSAAVVALADSLRKSIKSKDEFAKAAKKFSEDKSSNFQGGLLGWFQRNEMEPAYVDPVANLNVGEISEPVMIDGAYHLFRLDDSRQVRELTLEEDYGKIELMAATHLENEKLQKLIQKWRKEVLVEIRMTE; encoded by the coding sequence ATGATCAGTAATCGAATTGCCTCTTTAGTTTTTGCCCTGTCTGTCGCTTGTTTTGCCGAGCCCGTGTTGATGGAAGGCATTGCGGCTGTCGTCGATGGCAAGCCGATTATGCGCTCGGATTTCATGAACAACCTCTACAGGTTCCAGGAAACGCCCGAAGCGGCAAATATGACGGAACAGCAGCAGAAAGAAGCTGTGCTGAACCGCATGATTGAAGAAAAGGTTTTGCTCAGCCGCATTGACCGCGACTCGATTGTGATTTCGGAAAATGAAGTGGACCAGCGCGTGACGGCTCATCTCCAGTCCATTGCCGCAAGCCAGAAGATTGATATGGCTACGCTTGAAAAGGCGGTGCGTGCCCAGCTCGGTCTTTCGATGATCCAGTACCGCGAACAGCTCGGTAAGCAGATTCGCAACCACATGGAAATTTCACGTGTGCGCCAACTCCACGTGGGTACGATCCACCCGACCAAGAAAGAGGTGGACTTGTTCTACAAGGATTACAAGGACTCGCTCCCGCGCCAGTTCAATTGCGTTTTGTTGAGCCACATCCAACTCCCGATTAAGCCGGATTCCATGATTGTGGACTCTGTGAAGCGCTTTGCCGAAACGTTGATTGATAGTCTTAATCTCGGCATCAAATTTGAACTTTTGGCCCAACGTCATTCACAGGATAGCTCTGCCGCAAAGGGTGGCGATCTCGGTTACTTCAAACGAGGCCTTTTGGACCCTGCCTTTGAACAGGCGATTTCTCGTTTGAAGACTGGCCATTATGCATCGACTCCGGTCAAGACGGATTTGGGCTGGCACATTGCACGCGTGCTTGGCCGTAAAGAAGACGGTGTCCGCTCCGCACAAATTCTCTTGCGCACGATTCCGACGGCAAAGGATTCCGCTGCGGTTGTGGCACTCGCCGATTCTCTCCGCAAGAGCATTAAGTCGAAGGATGAATTTGCCAAGGCTGCAAAGAAGTTTAGTGAAGACAAGTCCAGTAATTTCCAGGGCGGTTTGCTTGGCTGGTTCCAGCGTAACGAAATGGAACCTGCTTATGTGGATCCGGTCGCAAATTTGAATGTCGGTGAAATTTCGGAGCCGGTCATGATTGACGGCGCTTACCACTTGTTCCGTCTCGACGATTCCCGCCAGGTGCGTGAACTCACGCTCGAAGAAGATTACGGCAAAATTGAACTTATGGCCGCAACGCATTTGGAAAATGAAAAGCTCCAGAAGCTCATCCAGAAGTGGCGCAAGGAAGTTCTCGTCGAAATCCGAATGACGGAATAA